A part of Leptospira congkakensis genomic DNA contains:
- a CDS encoding PLP-dependent aminotransferase family protein, with amino-acid sequence MTKYKQLAEDLKKEIQSGYYSEKERIPSLREIQNLKSCSLTTAKEAYRILEEEGYIYVVPQSGYFVHPNISSVISGPQNEFYPAVEADDRIQQIMRTVMDPKLISFGAAIPSDFYLPLGGIVSSFKKALQYKEIFSYGDLQGNSGLRDWISKRISFQGYRVNSEQIQITSGCTESITFSLLSVTEPGDTVIVPSPIYVGLFQILETLKLKVVEIPYRKEEGISADEYEKLIKRHKPKVFLFSANFNNPNGILMSETSKQSLAKISYLYGIHLVEDDIYGDLYFWGTRPKPLVSYFPQEPKGPKSYLCSSFSKTLAPGLRIGWVASKTGIRELSKRTRAYKISENNPTQMAVLQFLKLQTFERHLKFLRSEYKKLTEEYFKLLSFYSEGILEIQKPEGGFVLWIKSPLDGDKLLIESKKIGMAIAPGSLFGLSKHWDSHFRLNVSVGFSPKIKEKLIQFSRIFLKKRKT; translated from the coding sequence ATGACAAAATACAAACAACTTGCCGAAGATTTAAAAAAAGAAATCCAATCAGGGTATTATTCTGAAAAAGAAAGAATCCCTTCCCTTCGGGAAATTCAAAATTTGAAATCCTGTAGTCTCACCACAGCCAAAGAAGCTTACCGAATTTTAGAAGAAGAAGGATATATTTATGTAGTTCCTCAGTCCGGATACTTTGTACATCCAAATATCAGTTCCGTCATTTCTGGGCCTCAAAACGAATTTTATCCAGCTGTAGAAGCTGATGATCGGATCCAACAAATTATGCGAACCGTAATGGATCCAAAACTTATCTCTTTTGGAGCAGCAATTCCTTCTGATTTTTATCTACCACTGGGAGGGATCGTTTCCTCTTTTAAAAAAGCACTCCAATACAAAGAGATTTTTTCTTATGGGGACTTACAAGGAAACTCCGGGCTTAGAGATTGGATAAGTAAACGAATCTCATTCCAAGGTTACAGGGTAAACTCGGAACAAATTCAAATCACCAGTGGATGTACAGAATCCATTACATTTTCTTTACTCAGTGTCACAGAACCAGGCGACACAGTCATAGTCCCCTCACCGATTTACGTTGGTTTATTTCAAATTTTAGAAACCCTAAAACTTAAAGTAGTAGAAATTCCCTATCGAAAAGAGGAAGGAATCTCTGCGGATGAATATGAAAAACTAATCAAACGCCATAAACCAAAAGTGTTTTTATTCTCGGCTAACTTCAATAATCCGAATGGAATTTTGATGAGTGAAACTTCCAAACAAAGTTTGGCAAAAATTTCCTATTTATATGGAATCCACTTGGTAGAAGATGATATCTATGGAGATTTGTATTTTTGGGGAACTAGGCCAAAACCTTTAGTGAGTTATTTTCCTCAAGAACCTAAAGGTCCGAAGTCTTATCTTTGTTCTTCGTTTTCAAAAACACTAGCCCCTGGTCTTAGAATCGGTTGGGTAGCCTCCAAAACGGGCATTCGTGAACTTTCCAAACGAACAAGAGCCTATAAAATTTCAGAAAATAATCCTACCCAAATGGCAGTCCTTCAATTTTTGAAATTACAAACATTCGAAAGGCATTTAAAATTCTTACGATCGGAGTATAAAAAACTCACGGAAGAATATTTTAAACTTTTGTCCTTTTACAGCGAGGGTATTCTTGAAATTCAAAAACCAGAGGGAGGATTCGTATTGTGGATCAAATCACCGTTAGATGGTGATAAACTATTAATTGAATCCAAAAAAATCGGAATGGCCATTGCACCTGGTTCTCTTTTTGGACTTTCCAAACATTGGGACAGTCATTTTCGCTTGAATGTATCAGTTGGTTTTTCACCCAAAATTAAAGAGAAACTCATTCAGTTCTCTAGGATATTCTTAAAAAAACGAAAAACTTAA
- a CDS encoding alpha/beta fold hydrolase encodes MKTYGKPFTTIILSIFLFANCTSTLHKTGISLERYRSNLKSKSVLIDGLNWNYTEKPGEAETLVVVHGFGGDKDHWTRFSRHLPEGIRVIAPDLPGFGESDKPEGLSYTQEAQADRLYSFTENLGLKEFHIAGNSMGGGIAGIFAAKYPKKVKSLILFDNAGIKSPTPSEMQLIDKQGKPSPLLVTSPEDFDRLLAFTFVKPPYLPSFLKSYFANKSFANRDWNASILKQIRKEGYFLETKLDTIQAPTIVIWGKEDKVIHYTVMDVLKKKMKTKLETVLLENMGHAPMIEDPKLSAKLVQDWIYNLQTSKN; translated from the coding sequence ATGAAAACCTACGGGAAACCATTTACCACCATCATCCTATCGATTTTTTTATTTGCGAATTGTACGTCGACCCTTCACAAAACAGGAATTAGCCTAGAAAGATACAGATCGAATTTAAAATCAAAATCTGTTTTAATCGATGGACTGAATTGGAATTATACAGAAAAACCTGGCGAAGCCGAAACCTTAGTCGTGGTACACGGCTTTGGTGGAGATAAAGACCACTGGACTAGATTTTCTAGGCACCTACCCGAAGGTATCCGAGTGATTGCTCCCGACCTTCCTGGATTTGGCGAATCTGACAAACCAGAAGGATTAAGCTACACACAAGAAGCCCAGGCCGATAGACTTTATTCATTCACGGAAAACTTAGGATTAAAAGAATTTCATATCGCGGGGAATTCGATGGGTGGGGGAATTGCCGGAATCTTTGCTGCCAAATATCCAAAAAAAGTAAAATCTTTGATTCTATTTGATAACGCTGGAATCAAAAGCCCTACTCCAAGCGAAATGCAATTGATTGATAAACAAGGAAAACCAAGCCCACTCCTTGTCACAAGCCCCGAAGACTTTGATCGGTTACTCGCATTTACCTTTGTCAAACCACCTTACCTACCTTCGTTTTTAAAATCTTACTTTGCCAATAAAAGTTTTGCGAACAGAGATTGGAATGCATCCATCCTCAAACAAATCAGAAAAGAAGGTTATTTCCTGGAAACAAAACTGGATACGATCCAAGCACCCACCATTGTGATTTGGGGAAAAGAAGACAAGGTCATCCATTATACAGTAATGGATGTTTTAAAAAAGAAAATGAAAACAAAACTAGAAACGGTTCTTCTGGAAAATATGGGCCATGCACCCATGATCGAAGATCCAAAATTGTCCGCCAAACTTGTACAAGACTGGATTTACAATTTACAAACTTCAAAAAACTAA
- the coaE gene encoding dephospho-CoA kinase (Dephospho-CoA kinase (CoaE) performs the final step in coenzyme A biosynthesis.), which translates to MTPKHNNKTLIGITGSIGSGKSTVLAMFGELGAETISSDSIARGFTEPNSPVLPELVKIFGPSILDENGVPIRAKIAELAFSDKSKLNAMNELLHPMIRKTFHEFLGSRKEGSIVAWEVPLLFETDAHTLCDFTVTVAVSPEVAWERVQSRGGMDYVDFQKRNHSQMDLEKKKSLSDFVVTNDNQREKLKEQIVIIDSEIKKRIKK; encoded by the coding sequence GTGACTCCAAAACATAACAACAAAACTCTGATCGGAATTACCGGATCCATTGGATCAGGAAAATCCACTGTACTTGCTATGTTTGGTGAGTTGGGAGCCGAAACCATTAGTTCCGACTCCATCGCACGTGGATTCACAGAACCCAATAGCCCAGTTCTACCAGAACTCGTAAAAATTTTTGGACCATCCATCCTAGATGAAAACGGGGTACCCATTCGGGCAAAAATTGCAGAATTAGCATTTTCCGACAAATCAAAGCTAAATGCTATGAACGAACTCCTACACCCCATGATCCGCAAAACCTTTCACGAATTTCTGGGTTCCAGAAAAGAAGGAAGCATCGTTGCTTGGGAAGTCCCCCTTTTATTCGAAACAGATGCTCACACCCTCTGCGACTTTACTGTCACCGTTGCGGTAAGTCCCGAAGTGGCCTGGGAAAGAGTGCAATCACGCGGCGGGATGGATTACGTGGATTTTCAAAAACGGAATCATTCCCAAATGGATTTAGAGAAAAAAAAGTCTCTCTCCGATTTTGTCGTAACGAACGATAATCAAAGGGAAAAGTTAAAAGAACAAATTGTCATCATAGATTCAGAAATCAAAAAAAGGATTAAAAAATGA
- a CDS encoding SPOR domain-containing protein, translating into MKERVFYVINLDKQRIGVLSLFLFALFFSIFFLGVSVGKGKTEETLTRAKALETIPTNTEVSDQSIPAPTGTNGTEVTAGTNVASALVQGTKTKEQTNLSQEIPMADVGNNPYFVETSTAKDEEDEKKQQVVDLTKRSEKKVSANKAESFKNLAPTSKPSKSQKTNSQVVSSSKSEGKQFTVQLAAFTSRQSAETFLSQLKSDNHGKLPAKTFIVVKNGFFVVQMGKSKDKGTLSKALSKTSMPKEIKSKAMVVSYQPLS; encoded by the coding sequence ATGAAAGAAAGAGTATTTTACGTAATCAACTTAGATAAACAAAGAATTGGAGTTTTATCCCTCTTTCTTTTTGCCTTATTTTTTTCGATTTTCTTTTTAGGAGTTTCTGTTGGGAAAGGAAAAACGGAAGAAACTTTAACTCGCGCTAAGGCCTTGGAAACAATCCCAACAAACACAGAGGTAAGCGATCAATCCATTCCGGCACCAACAGGGACAAATGGAACAGAAGTTACCGCTGGAACGAATGTAGCCTCTGCCCTGGTCCAAGGAACCAAAACAAAGGAACAAACAAATCTCTCCCAAGAGATTCCGATGGCAGATGTAGGAAACAATCCTTACTTTGTGGAAACTTCAACTGCCAAAGATGAAGAAGATGAGAAAAAACAACAAGTTGTGGATTTAACCAAACGTTCTGAAAAAAAAGTTTCCGCAAACAAAGCGGAAAGTTTCAAAAATTTAGCGCCTACGTCTAAACCATCCAAATCACAAAAAACTAATTCTCAAGTTGTGAGTTCATCTAAATCGGAAGGAAAACAATTTACTGTGCAGCTAGCGGCTTTCACTAGCAGACAGTCAGCGGAAACATTTTTATCCCAACTAAAATCGGATAACCATGGTAAGTTGCCTGCAAAAACATTCATAGTTGTGAAAAATGGATTCTTTGTAGTCCAAATGGGAAAATCCAAAGACAAAGGAACTCTTTCCAAGGCTCTTTCTAAAACTTCCATGCCGAAAGAAATCAAATCTAAAGCTATGGTTGTGAGTTACCAACCGCTATCTTAA
- a CDS encoding DUF2452 domain-containing protein produces the protein METQETPHHSLTYGTSRLAPSISLVDRAKEIELAEESVQLHLHGKLEVIANQIRRLKEEAELILKRAEKDIELHKARCQFEKKPGQTIHLYEKESGSYFSLLSPNDWGNHPPHPYKGSYIMNPDRSFTEVF, from the coding sequence ATGGAAACACAGGAAACACCCCATCATAGCCTTACTTATGGTACCAGTAGGCTTGCACCAAGTATCAGTCTTGTGGATCGCGCTAAAGAAATCGAACTTGCAGAAGAGTCGGTGCAACTACATTTACATGGAAAACTAGAGGTCATTGCAAACCAAATCCGCCGTTTGAAAGAAGAAGCTGAACTCATTCTCAAACGTGCAGAAAAAGATATTGAACTACACAAAGCTCGTTGCCAGTTTGAAAAAAAACCAGGACAAACCATACATTTGTATGAAAAAGAAAGTGGTTCTTATTTTTCCCTTCTTTCTCCAAACGACTGGGGCAACCACCCTCCCCACCCTTACAAGGGCTCTTATATCATGAATCCAGACCGAAGTTTCACAGAAGTTTTTTGA
- a CDS encoding VanW family protein: MKTFQRWICAILKGDYFLFGLKPVSKSKSNWSLETVLTLPILESPMKEGKLQNLQIAINKINERVLDPGRIFSFWNEIGNPTAPKGYTEGRVIRNGMVSSEVAGGLCQLSGIIYYLSLELGLQILERFPHSRDLYNEETRFTPLGTDASVVYPSKDLRIKNTYPFPLFFSWELKTSELTFRIKSPEPIKRNKLHFQQTTKNGFSNVQVFIESKEHGELVLCSSDDYRL, translated from the coding sequence ATGAAAACCTTTCAAAGATGGATCTGTGCCATCCTAAAAGGAGATTATTTTTTGTTTGGATTAAAACCGGTATCCAAAAGTAAATCCAATTGGTCTCTTGAAACGGTACTCACACTTCCTATATTAGAATCACCTATGAAGGAAGGAAAACTCCAAAACCTTCAGATTGCTATTAACAAAATAAACGAACGCGTGTTAGATCCAGGTAGAATTTTCTCTTTTTGGAATGAAATCGGAAACCCAACTGCTCCTAAAGGTTACACGGAAGGGCGGGTGATCCGCAATGGAATGGTAAGTTCAGAAGTAGCAGGCGGTCTTTGCCAATTGTCAGGGATCATTTATTATCTATCCTTAGAACTGGGTCTCCAAATTTTAGAACGTTTCCCTCACAGTCGTGATTTGTATAACGAAGAAACTAGATTCACCCCACTGGGAACCGATGCTTCTGTGGTCTATCCTTCAAAAGATTTACGAATCAAAAACACATATCCCTTTCCTCTATTTTTTTCTTGGGAATTAAAAACATCCGAACTAACTTTTCGCATCAAAAGCCCCGAACCCATCAAACGAAACAAATTACATTTCCAACAAACAACAAAAAATGGATTTTCGAACGTCCAGGTCTTTATAGAATCAAAAGAACATGGCGAACTCGTTCTTTGTTCTTCCGATGATTACCGATTATAA
- a CDS encoding SH3 domain-containing protein: protein MKKLFLVFLTSLVLFQCKKTPTIEIGQNAFISATVLNARKTPTLDGEKVGKLKLGDQVKVLERSEKDVEIDGISAYWYRVQSPTITGWVFGGYLSITKVESREAMIAAVQGNFVFCTIPDRLDCSHTIEFDGESFIYREFNQYSGISEKLEGVFDVYSDHLVLDTKSRLVRPSIFIQFPQTEEERTAYNNAYFGYSDSDEHLVSLSTYPVAGKLDLYFYVCNDKLSLLKEKKEIDSACKTEYAFTKSSYSSP from the coding sequence ATGAAGAAATTGTTCTTAGTTTTCTTAACTTCCTTGGTTTTGTTTCAATGTAAAAAAACACCTACGATTGAAATCGGTCAAAATGCATTTATTTCTGCAACGGTTCTGAATGCTCGGAAAACTCCGACACTCGATGGAGAAAAAGTGGGAAAACTAAAACTGGGAGACCAGGTTAAGGTTTTGGAACGTTCGGAAAAGGATGTGGAAATTGATGGGATTTCTGCTTATTGGTACCGAGTGCAATCGCCTACAATCACCGGTTGGGTGTTTGGTGGGTATCTTTCCATTACGAAAGTGGAATCTCGGGAGGCCATGATTGCTGCCGTTCAAGGAAATTTTGTTTTTTGTACCATTCCAGATCGATTGGACTGTTCCCATACAATTGAGTTTGATGGAGAAAGTTTTATTTACCGTGAATTTAATCAATACTCTGGCATTAGTGAAAAACTAGAGGGAGTGTTTGATGTATATTCCGACCATTTGGTTTTGGATACAAAATCGAGATTGGTCCGTCCTTCCATTTTCATCCAATTCCCACAAACAGAGGAAGAAAGAACTGCTTACAACAATGCCTATTTCGGATATTCCGATTCGGATGAACATTTGGTTTCTCTTAGTACATACCCAGTTGCGGGAAAACTGGATTTGTATTTTTATGTTTGTAACGACAAACTCTCGTTATTAAAAGAGAAAAAAGAAATAGATTCTGCTTGCAAAACGGAATATGCTTTTACTAAATCTTCTTACTCTTCTCCTTAA
- a CDS encoding YidB family protein, which produces MSFFESLKAVAAQAVELVQNNPQVVSGIQKIIEENGGVSGIVQKFKDKGFAEAASSWVGTGDNVNIGAADVMKVLGSDSVKELAGKVGLDSEATAGLIGNLLPMVIDKLSPDGKEPSGDLTSQLSSLASLFTK; this is translated from the coding sequence ATGAGTTTTTTTGAAAGTTTGAAAGCCGTCGCAGCTCAGGCAGTAGAGCTAGTACAAAACAATCCACAAGTGGTTTCTGGGATACAAAAGATCATAGAAGAGAATGGTGGAGTTTCTGGAATTGTCCAAAAGTTTAAAGACAAGGGTTTTGCAGAAGCCGCATCCTCCTGGGTAGGAACTGGAGACAATGTGAACATTGGTGCCGCCGATGTAATGAAAGTTTTGGGGAGTGATTCCGTTAAGGAACTCGCAGGAAAAGTGGGTTTGGATTCTGAAGCCACAGCAGGTCTTATTGGAAATTTATTACCAATGGTGATTGATAAACTTTCCCCAGACGGAAAAGAACCAAGTGGAGATCTTACTTCACAACTTTCCTCTTTAGCTTCTCTATTTACAAAATAA
- a CDS encoding dihydrofolate reductase family protein, which produces MKTQGSLSAFLFLSLDGFYKGENEDISWHSHGPEESQFSEDNLNSGNTLVFGKRTFLMMESFWTSKDAFQLFPIVAEQMQNVQKLVISHSQIETTWNHTKVLTPNGIEEIRNLKAKGLHMTILGSGQVVRQCSEMGLLNHYSLMIDPIAIGKGESLFGGLKSNQVLELESTRTFASGSVLLNYKKSI; this is translated from the coding sequence ATGAAAACCCAAGGATCTTTATCTGCATTTTTATTTTTATCCCTCGATGGATTTTATAAAGGGGAAAACGAAGATATCTCCTGGCATTCCCATGGCCCCGAAGAATCCCAATTTTCAGAAGATAACTTAAATTCAGGAAACACTTTGGTTTTTGGGAAACGGACTTTTCTGATGATGGAATCATTTTGGACAAGCAAAGATGCCTTCCAATTATTCCCGATTGTCGCAGAACAAATGCAAAATGTTCAGAAACTAGTCATCTCGCATTCACAAATTGAGACGACTTGGAACCATACGAAAGTGCTAACACCCAATGGAATCGAGGAAATACGAAATTTAAAAGCAAAAGGATTGCATATGACAATCCTAGGTAGTGGACAAGTTGTCCGTCAGTGTTCGGAAATGGGTCTTCTTAACCATTACTCACTGATGATTGACCCCATTGCCATTGGAAAAGGAGAATCTTTATTTGGTGGATTAAAATCCAATCAAGTCTTAGAACTCGAATCGACAAGAACCTTTGCTAGCGGCTCTGTGCTTCTCAATTATAAAAAATCCATATAA
- a CDS encoding FG-GAP-like repeat-containing protein, translated as MTGFKTFIQKWNPGLRFLAFVISFSFLGCWTNPLTHPPIECLMKSSNFLCPDNDLLKKWSPYVYLALLPESTVTISNLTNHSIVETGFVVGTVPQGITFVNVGIDGAPPIQVPVVNGTWRYALPAKAVTGTFWTYGSLHTIYAHIPYERSNTIQVRKGTNHDTDGDGYPDLIVSATPANNVQGYGYVYRINSLTKQLRTTPDSTLTDGQLTDTYFGSRIGSGDFNGDGYADVLIGAQAYNFTTGRAYLFLSQGQSGIPSQNLNAGGSADAILDGVTGGGRFGTNIIGADINNDGYDDGIFASPWENELFIFYSQGTNGISSQNTNSANFVFKNPATVPNPDDNFGSLAYTGDVNGDGFLDLVVSAATYSLNRGRIYIFISNQGSLPTTPQQILVAPLEPSPGCAAGLGCLFGASFVLDYFNSDRCIDLAVGGPNFNSRQGIVFVYLSTCDSTIPYPNPPVATLIGPPTTSCNSTNCSFGGNLASGDTNGDGLPDLLIGATGASSGIGDVYLLLNDPITGFRNMNLSAGGSADSLFSGSNAGSNFSMGLTFQDTNADGLQDIVISEPLTANRVYTFHSIRGGVPASQNLFNGGVTSQTLSPPAGTSLGNTIAELRIKAEGYLWAFLTKTKKYLGII; from the coding sequence ATGACGGGATTTAAAACATTCATTCAAAAATGGAACCCCGGTCTTCGGTTTCTAGCATTCGTTATCTCCTTTAGCTTCCTCGGTTGTTGGACAAACCCTCTCACCCACCCACCGATTGAATGTTTGATGAAGTCATCCAATTTCCTCTGCCCTGACAATGACCTTCTGAAAAAGTGGTCTCCCTATGTATATTTGGCCTTACTTCCTGAGTCAACGGTTACCATCTCCAACCTAACCAACCACTCTATCGTCGAAACAGGGTTTGTTGTGGGAACCGTGCCCCAGGGCATAACTTTTGTGAATGTTGGAATTGATGGGGCACCACCCATCCAAGTGCCAGTGGTCAACGGAACCTGGCGATACGCACTTCCTGCAAAAGCGGTTACTGGTACTTTTTGGACCTATGGCAGCCTTCATACCATCTATGCCCACATTCCTTACGAAAGATCCAATACCATCCAAGTGCGTAAAGGAACGAATCATGATACGGATGGAGATGGGTATCCCGATTTGATTGTATCGGCGACGCCTGCCAATAATGTCCAAGGATATGGTTATGTGTACAGAATTAACTCCTTAACCAAACAACTAAGGACAACGCCTGATTCAACACTGACTGATGGCCAACTTACGGATACCTATTTCGGAAGTCGCATCGGATCGGGGGACTTTAATGGAGATGGGTATGCGGATGTTTTAATTGGTGCTCAAGCTTATAATTTTACGACAGGAAGAGCTTATTTATTTTTAAGCCAAGGTCAGTCAGGAATTCCTTCTCAAAATCTAAATGCAGGCGGATCAGCAGATGCGATTCTCGATGGAGTGACAGGTGGTGGAAGATTTGGAACCAATATCATCGGAGCTGATATCAATAACGACGGTTATGATGATGGGATATTTGCATCGCCTTGGGAAAACGAATTATTTATTTTCTATAGCCAGGGCACAAATGGAATCTCATCGCAAAACACGAATTCAGCGAATTTTGTTTTTAAAAATCCTGCGACTGTTCCTAATCCAGATGATAATTTTGGCTCTCTTGCCTATACAGGAGATGTGAATGGAGATGGTTTTCTAGACCTTGTTGTCAGTGCAGCAACATACTCCCTAAATAGGGGAAGGATTTATATTTTTATTTCCAATCAAGGATCATTGCCAACAACCCCACAACAAATTCTAGTTGCTCCACTGGAACCTTCCCCTGGTTGTGCAGCTGGTCTTGGTTGTCTTTTTGGAGCAAGTTTTGTATTGGATTATTTTAATTCCGATCGTTGTATCGATCTCGCTGTAGGTGGACCAAACTTCAATTCAAGACAAGGCATTGTATTTGTATACCTTTCTACTTGTGATTCAACAATCCCCTATCCAAATCCACCAGTGGCGACACTGATCGGCCCACCCACAACAAGTTGTAACAGTACTAATTGTTCTTTCGGAGGAAACCTAGCATCCGGCGACACAAATGGCGATGGATTGCCCGATCTTTTAATTGGAGCCACAGGTGCTAGTTCGGGAATTGGTGACGTTTACTTATTGTTAAATGATCCAATTACCGGATTTCGCAATATGAACCTAAGTGCAGGGGGATCTGCCGATAGTTTATTTTCTGGTTCGAATGCTGGTAGCAATTTTTCTATGGGTTTAACATTCCAAGACACTAATGCAGATGGGCTCCAAGACATCGTGATCTCGGAACCATTGACCGCCAATCGAGTGTATACCTTTCATAGCATTCGGGGCGGTGTACCAGCGAGCCAAAACTTATTTAACGGTGGAGTGACAAGCCAAACTCTTTCCCCACCAGCAGGGACTTCTTTGGGGAATACGATTGCTGAATTGAGAATCAAAGCAGAGGGTTATCTTTGGGCATTTTTGACGAAGACAAAGAAGTATTTGGGAATTATCTAA
- a CDS encoding VOC family protein, which yields MKKVILILVMFGLGFIGCKKETNSNLDSTQTESNPKETSKSMKNTISIVEIPVSNMDRAIKFYQTILNVSIEKMAMEDTELGVIPADENSVSVVLVKGKDYTPTKNGIMVYLNLGDDLQPALDKVEKNGGKIVLPKTLISPEMGYYAFIIDTEGTKIGFHSAK from the coding sequence ATGAAAAAGGTAATTTTGATTTTAGTGATGTTTGGGTTGGGTTTCATTGGATGTAAAAAAGAAACAAATTCAAACTTAGATTCTACGCAGACAGAAAGTAATCCAAAGGAAACTAGTAAAAGTATGAAAAATACAATATCGATTGTGGAGATTCCTGTTTCGAATATGGATAGGGCCATCAAGTTCTATCAAACGATCTTAAATGTTTCCATAGAGAAGATGGCTATGGAGGATACAGAACTTGGTGTGATCCCAGCCGATGAAAACTCTGTGAGTGTAGTTTTAGTCAAAGGAAAGGACTATACTCCCACAAAGAATGGAATCATGGTTTATCTGAATCTGGGGGATGATTTGCAGCCTGCTTTAGACAAAGTGGAAAAAAATGGAGGAAAGATCGTTCTCCCAAAAACTTTGATTAGTCCAGAGATGGGATATTACGCATTCATCATTGATACGGAAGGAACTAAGATCGGTTTCCATTCAGCAAAATAA
- a CDS encoding cyclic nucleotide-binding domain-containing protein, with product MNILEFMQNISTQVYLRGDVIFREDDPHDGSMYCIMSGMFAVTKRLPDGTQEIIKGLGPGEFFGELSLLTRRPRAMTISVVSANARVGILRDDQFEKLARINTHFLFQLTKSTVEKLHRAEARLTELDKMLEEFKKEEEK from the coding sequence ATGAACATACTGGAATTTATGCAAAATATCTCTACGCAAGTGTATTTGCGAGGGGATGTCATCTTTCGTGAAGATGATCCTCATGATGGAAGTATGTATTGTATCATGAGTGGAATGTTTGCCGTCACCAAACGGTTGCCAGATGGAACCCAAGAGATCATCAAGGGACTTGGACCGGGTGAGTTTTTTGGAGAACTTTCGCTTCTGACAAGAAGACCAAGGGCCATGACCATCAGCGTCGTTTCTGCCAATGCCAGGGTCGGAATTCTTAGGGATGACCAATTTGAAAAATTAGCTCGTATCAATACGCATTTTTTATTCCAACTCACCAAAAGTACGGTAGAAAAACTCCATAGAGCGGAAGCAAGGCTTACGGAACTCGATAAAATGTTAGAAGAATTCAAAAAGGAAGAAGAAAAATGA
- a CDS encoding Crp/Fnr family transcriptional regulator, giving the protein MNVDHLRKYITEVRIDHFSPGTKVFSEGEESNGKMFFVFAGGLQVLKRKASGEDQYVRDIGPGEFFGEMALVYPSPRAATVVASAEDTKVGVITKDIFFAMGKESPGFLSVILHSIINRLTSVEDGISERQRELHTLINEMPTLRPDPISTESVTSNEDKTPDSVEPEAQS; this is encoded by the coding sequence ATGAATGTAGACCATTTGCGAAAGTACATCACAGAAGTCCGCATCGACCATTTTTCTCCAGGAACCAAAGTGTTTTCAGAAGGAGAAGAGAGTAACGGGAAGATGTTTTTTGTATTTGCCGGAGGGCTCCAAGTTCTCAAACGCAAAGCCTCAGGAGAAGATCAATATGTTCGGGACATTGGGCCTGGGGAATTTTTTGGAGAAATGGCTCTTGTTTACCCATCACCTAGAGCTGCGACAGTTGTTGCCTCTGCTGAAGATACCAAAGTGGGAGTCATTACAAAAGATATCTTTTTTGCTATGGGAAAAGAAAGCCCAGGTTTTCTATCAGTCATCCTTCATAGCATCATAAACCGCCTAACATCAGTAGAAGATGGAATTTCAGAAAGACAAAGAGAGTTACATACTTTGATCAACGAAATGCCCACGTTGCGACCAGATCCAATTTCCACAGAATCTGTCACAAGTAATGAGGACAAAACACCAGATTCAGTAGAACCAGAGGCTCAGAGTTGA